The following proteins are co-located in the Imtechella halotolerans genome:
- a CDS encoding DUF7507 domain-containing protein, protein MKPLTSKLLFRHFAQKALFCWFIAVLLSINSNAQIGNAPKNQPTPWTSDQFAVSGSDNLSGLCLLSSISGSENLTSATQITNVNIGVGLGCTANLSVVDNNNEYPAGTWAGFRIGANNLLSLSVFPNITIKTFNNGSATGDQLVVSASLLGLSLLADGTSTPGFITTQPFDEIKISYASAVAVSYNTEVYHATIVSYADTLDLNSSDAYCNTAIGLTQPDFPVHISNSGMTGITLGTMDNLENIIDSNNTNFASITLPVGIVSSAYVAVKKELSSFPSGYFAGFSIAKSSILSLDILSNITITTYLNGNQQEAQSGSNLVLSTPILSSEHSTVGFVTTLPFDELRFTVNQIIGVNLGTIQLYEPTITRYCQGPDMTNSIYCNTSTPLTTPEFPVYISAENTGIDGVACIGCSVNNPDNSIDSDPSNYTEMVVTANVGSYTKLAIKDALTQYGPGMFVGFDIENSSLADIDLLTNSISIVTIQNGITQETISANQLLSVGSGLLNGSNRRTLGFVTSQPFNEVVLIITNLVGIDLGTTRVYNLSITPFCPGPELVCNTPTNMTTPTYPVFINGERTGIEGVICIGCSVSNSNNLINSDATDYATIEFTAAVLASGSISVKNALTEYVSGTYAGFDIENTALLDVDAINSIRINTYLNGVLQESKTGNSELISVDTSLLTTEGRRSIGFVTSMNFDEVQLILQNTVELNLGSTKIYSNIIQNLCATPIECDQTYYLNSPQFPVIINSSATGIDGLACVGCSLQNTAGVLTPENNDYATITMAVGVASSGTVAVHDGINTFPAGSIAGFVVQDMNGLLEIELLSTLSISTYNNGSLVESRSGAQLLNADLLVLFINPDTGVYNIGFRTTQGYDEVRISVGALADVLNIVRVYGAFVDTHGASDPGLGFNCPYEIIATDDTAKILIGDSYTLNVLSNDTLNNETVTTETVTISLVTPEPNGYLTLDPTTGIVSVSPSTPLGTYTLEYQICETAYPTNCDTAIVTITVSDALFTVTKVADKPTYDTVGEIITYTITVTNSGNVTLTNIVVTDDLTGDSWNVASLAPNAAQTFTTTYTITQADLDAGAVTNSVAVIGKDPNNTDVTGGDQETITNSDAQGAFTVTKVADKPTYDTVGEIITYTITVTNSGNLTLSNIVVTDDLTGDSWNVASLAPNAAQTFTATYTITQVDLDAGAVTNSVAVIGKDPNDNDVTGGDQETITNSNAQGAFTVTKVADKPTYDTVGEIITYTITVTNSGNVTLTNIVVTDDLTGDSWNVASLDTNAAQTFTATYTITQADIDAGSVTNSVAVIGKDPNDNDVTGGDQETITNSDAQGAFTVTKVADKPTYDTVGEIITYTITVTNSGNVTLSNIVVTDDLTGDSWNVASLAPNASQTFTATYTITSQDMLLNQVRNVVRVIGNSPDDTDVEEEGEETVTNNGDISVKVYNAISPNNDGKNDFLYIKGIEYYPNNTLEVYNRWGRKVFEANGYNNSTVIFNGISQDNMTIQKQEGLPSATYYYALRYKNLDGKYVTLTGWLYLNND, encoded by the coding sequence ATGAAGCCCTTAACCTCAAAATTGTTATTTAGGCACTTTGCACAAAAGGCCCTATTCTGCTGGTTCATTGCAGTTTTACTGAGTATCAATTCAAATGCTCAAATAGGTAATGCGCCAAAAAACCAACCTACCCCGTGGACTTCCGATCAATTTGCGGTATCTGGCTCTGATAATCTCTCCGGACTTTGCCTTTTATCTTCCATATCTGGTAGTGAAAATCTAACAAGTGCAACCCAAATTACTAATGTAAATATTGGTGTTGGACTTGGATGTACCGCGAATTTAAGTGTTGTTGACAACAATAATGAATATCCTGCTGGCACATGGGCGGGTTTCAGAATTGGAGCTAATAATTTATTAAGTCTAAGTGTTTTTCCAAACATTACTATCAAAACATTTAATAATGGTAGTGCTACAGGAGACCAATTAGTTGTTTCTGCCTCACTTTTAGGTTTAAGCCTATTAGCCGATGGCACTTCCACCCCTGGGTTCATTACAACACAACCATTTGATGAAATTAAAATCTCATATGCTTCTGCAGTAGCCGTGTCATATAATACTGAGGTATATCATGCGACAATTGTATCTTATGCTGATACTCTAGATTTAAATTCTTCCGATGCCTACTGTAATACTGCAATTGGGTTGACTCAACCGGACTTCCCAGTACATATAAGTAACTCTGGCATGACTGGTATTACCCTAGGAACAATGGATAATCTAGAGAATATTATTGACTCTAACAATACTAATTTCGCCTCAATAACCTTACCAGTAGGTATAGTTTCTTCAGCCTATGTTGCAGTCAAAAAAGAACTATCAAGCTTCCCATCGGGGTATTTCGCAGGCTTTTCAATTGCCAAAAGCTCTATATTGTCACTAGATATATTGAGCAATATTACCATAACAACTTATTTAAATGGAAATCAACAAGAAGCTCAATCAGGATCCAATTTAGTACTCTCGACACCTATTTTATCTAGCGAACATTCAACCGTTGGTTTTGTAACTACACTTCCTTTTGACGAATTACGATTTACGGTCAATCAAATCATTGGAGTTAATCTAGGAACCATTCAATTATATGAACCTACAATTACACGGTACTGCCAAGGCCCGGATATGACCAATTCTATTTATTGTAACACATCTACCCCCCTTACCACCCCAGAATTTCCAGTATATATCAGTGCTGAAAATACCGGAATTGATGGTGTCGCTTGTATAGGATGTAGTGTCAATAATCCAGATAACAGTATAGACAGTGATCCATCAAATTATACAGAAATGGTAGTTACCGCAAATGTCGGAAGTTATACTAAATTGGCCATAAAAGACGCTCTTACCCAATATGGACCTGGAATGTTTGTAGGCTTTGACATTGAAAATTCCTCCTTGGCTGATATTGATCTGCTAACCAATTCCATTTCAATTGTGACAATACAGAATGGTATTACACAAGAAACAATTAGTGCCAATCAGCTGTTATCTGTGGGTTCCGGGTTACTAAATGGTAGCAATAGACGGACTTTAGGTTTTGTAACTTCTCAACCGTTTAATGAAGTAGTCCTAATTATTACAAATCTAGTTGGAATTGATCTAGGGACTACTCGTGTTTATAATTTGTCTATCACTCCATTTTGTCCAGGTCCAGAATTGGTGTGCAACACACCAACCAATATGACAACACCAACATATCCCGTTTTTATCAATGGAGAACGTACAGGAATTGAAGGTGTAATTTGTATTGGTTGTAGTGTGAGCAACTCAAATAATCTAATCAATTCCGATGCAACAGATTATGCTACAATTGAATTTACGGCTGCTGTCTTAGCTAGCGGAAGTATATCGGTAAAAAATGCACTAACGGAATACGTTTCTGGAACCTATGCTGGATTTGATATAGAGAATACAGCCCTACTTGATGTTGATGCCATTAATTCTATTCGAATAAACACCTATTTAAATGGGGTTCTACAAGAATCCAAAACGGGGAATTCCGAATTAATTTCCGTCGATACAAGCTTACTTACAACTGAAGGTAGACGCTCCATAGGATTTGTTACCTCCATGAATTTTGATGAAGTACAATTAATCTTACAAAACACTGTGGAGCTAAATCTTGGCAGCACTAAAATATATTCCAATATTATCCAGAACCTTTGTGCCACACCTATAGAGTGTGATCAGACTTATTATCTTAACTCCCCTCAATTTCCGGTAATCATAAATAGTTCCGCGACAGGAATCGATGGTCTAGCTTGTGTTGGATGTTCATTACAAAATACAGCAGGTGTACTTACTCCTGAGAATAATGATTATGCCACTATTACAATGGCCGTAGGTGTGGCTTCATCAGGTACTGTGGCGGTTCATGATGGAATAAATACTTTTCCAGCTGGAAGTATAGCTGGATTTGTTGTTCAAGACATGAATGGCTTGTTGGAAATTGAACTTCTAAGTACACTTTCAATTTCAACTTATAATAATGGTTCATTGGTAGAATCAAGAAGTGGCGCTCAACTCCTAAATGCCGATTTACTTGTACTATTTATAAATCCAGACACTGGTGTGTATAATATTGGTTTTAGAACTACTCAAGGGTATGATGAAGTTAGAATATCTGTTGGTGCTTTAGCTGACGTATTAAACATAGTCCGCGTATATGGGGCATTTGTAGATACTCATGGTGCCTCAGATCCTGGTCTTGGTTTTAATTGTCCATATGAAATAATCGCTACAGACGATACTGCGAAAATTCTAATTGGAGATTCGTACACCTTAAATGTGTTATCTAATGACACCTTAAACAATGAAACCGTTACCACAGAGACAGTGACTATTTCATTAGTTACTCCAGAACCTAATGGCTATCTCACATTAGATCCTACAACTGGTATAGTTAGTGTATCTCCTTCAACACCTTTAGGAACCTACACCTTAGAATACCAAATATGTGAAACTGCGTATCCTACAAATTGTGATACCGCAATTGTAACTATTACAGTTTCTGATGCTTTATTTACAGTTACCAAAGTAGCAGATAAGCCTACCTATGATACCGTAGGAGAAATAATCACCTATACCATTACAGTAACCAACTCTGGAAATGTGACGCTTACCAATATTGTGGTTACTGATGATCTGACCGGAGATTCTTGGAATGTAGCCTCTTTAGCTCCTAACGCAGCTCAGACTTTTACGACAACCTATACCATTACTCAAGCAGACCTAGATGCTGGTGCAGTAACCAACTCAGTAGCTGTCATTGGTAAAGATCCTAATAATACTGATGTAACTGGAGGCGATCAAGAAACCATTACTAATAGTGATGCACAAGGCGCATTTACGGTTACCAAAGTAGCAGATAAGCCTACCTATGATACCGTAGGAGAAATAATCACCTATACCATTACAGTAACCAACTCTGGAAATCTGACACTTAGCAATATTGTGGTTACTGATGATCTGACCGGAGATTCTTGGAATGTAGCCTCTTTAGCTCCTAACGCAGCTCAGACTTTTACGGCAACCTATACCATTACTCAAGTAGATCTAGATGCTGGTGCAGTAACCAACTCAGTAGCTGTCATTGGTAAAGATCCTAATGATAATGATGTAACTGGAGGCGATCAAGAAACCATTACTAATAGTAACGCTCAAGGTGCATTTACGGTTACCAAAGTAGCAGATAAGCCTACCTATGATACCGTAGGAGAAATAATCACCTATACCATTACAGTTACCAACTCTGGAAATGTGACGCTTACCAATATTGTGGTTACTGATGATCTGACTGGAGATTCTTGGAATGTAGCCTCTTTAGATACAAACGCAGCTCAGACTTTTACGGCAACTTATACCATTACTCAAGCAGATATAGATGCTGGTTCTGTAACCAACTCAGTAGCTGTCATTGGTAAAGATCCTAATGATAATGATGTAACTGGAGGCGATCAAGAAACCATTACTAATAGTGATGCACAAGGCGCATTTACGGTTACCAAAGTAGCAGATAAGCCTACCTATGATACCGTAGGAGAAATAATCACCTATACCATTACAGTAACCAACTCTGGAAATGTGACACTTAGCAATATTGTGGTTACTGATGATCTGACCGGAGATTCTTGGAATGTAGCCTCTTTAGCTC